Below is a window of Terriglobia bacterium DNA.
AACAATGAACCCATACGACAAACTCGATCATGCAGAGCGTGCCTGGACCATGGCCGAGACGGCCGCATTTCTCGGATACTCCGTCAGGCATCTATACAGGCTTGTCCGTCAAAACAAAATTGATGGCTGGTCAAGGGTTGAAGGCGGACACATCATGTTTTGTCCTTGCAAGCTAAAGGTCTGGCTGGAGCGGCGGTTTAATGGCAATGGAAAGCGGCCAAATCGCAGTGGAAGTGCCCAGGAACAGCCATGAAACGATAGTTATGACGCATCAACCTAAGCAATCAAAACCCCAAGACAATAAGGGCTACATTATGGATCCAGCTAGTTTAAACCTTTGGATGGAAAGGCAGGCTGCTGGCGGCAGAGTGCAATCAAATTAAGCAGACAGCGGTTTAACTTTATTCACCAAAATAGCACTGAGCGCCTGTTTTTTCTTGGTTGAAGATTGACGGAGCTTTTGCTGGACGGCAACAAGCAATGGTTTTGCCTCAACTCCGAGAACAGCTAATTGGCCGCAATCGTTGCCGGAGCGTTGATTGTGGCCTGCTCAGTCGCCGATTGGCTATGTTTTCTCCTGTGACATTTGTGGCCATTTGTGCGCAAGAGTGCGCATTTCGATCGAGCTTCAACGACTTTGGGTGGTCTCTGTGCGTCTATCGTTTTGTAGCCCCTTCATGCCAGTCATTTCGGGGCGAGTGGGGATCCGGCAAGCGTGAGACGTTTATGACACTGATACAGATACTGGAGAGTCGGGGAGAAGCTCTTACCGTTCAAGAAGTCGCAGAAGTCCTGGGGGTTTCCGACAAGCATATTTATGAAATGGTGGCGGACGGCACATTGCCGGCTTTTTACGTCGGCAGGTCCGTTCGGCTCGATCCGCAGGACATAGCTGATTGGCTGCGAAAGAAGAAGCTTCCTGTAGTCCAGGCCCGCGATCAAAAGCGGCCTCAAAAGCGTCCGGTGCTGAACCGAAACGGACACGGTAGCGGCAATAGTGCCGTCCACAACGCTCTGCGGCGGAAGGCCCAGCATTTGGAAGCTGCCGCAGTCATTGATGGTGTTACTAATGGACAAGGGCTGGACAAGACAGCAGAGAAGAGCTAATACGACCCTGAATACTGTTGGGCTCTAATCGTTACGAAATCACAATTTCAAAGGTGGATTCAAAATGCCCGAAGATGTCTTCCCGATTGGTAATGGCCCGAGTCTAAATGAATTGATGAAAATGGAGGGCACCTACGCCTTTCAATGCGCCGACTGTTC
It encodes the following:
- a CDS encoding helix-turn-helix domain-containing protein, with protein sequence MNPYDKLDHAERAWTMAETAAFLGYSVRHLYRLVRQNKIDGWSRVEGGHIMFCPCKLKVWLERRFNGNGKRPNRSGSAQEQP
- a CDS encoding helix-turn-helix domain-containing protein, whose product is MTLIQILESRGEALTVQEVAEVLGVSDKHIYEMVADGTLPAFYVGRSVRLDPQDIADWLRKKKLPVVQARDQKRPQKRPVLNRNGHGSGNSAVHNALRRKAQHLEAAAVIDGVTNGQGLDKTAEKS